The genomic DNA caagCTGTGAGGGGTTccgagcactttggaggacaggatgagaattcaaaatgactttggcagaggattggtctgaaatcaacaagatgaaattcaagaaagacAATTACAAGGTTCTACACttagaaaagaaaaactgaatGCACACCTACAAAATGAGAAATATAAAATGCTAGGTACTGCTGAAAATGGTCTGGGGATTATAGCAGCTCACAAATTCAGTATAAGTCAACAATGCAAGGCAGCTGAGAAAAAGGTTAATATCGTTCTAAGGTGTAACAATAGGAGTCTTGTAGGTAAAACCGAGCAGCTAATTGCcctcactctactcagcactggtgaggccacagctggaggaTTGTGTATGTGATACCCGAGTCCTGTTGAAAGTGGTGTGACTCGAAGGAAGCTCACCCTGCTACTATCTGTGATGTGTTTGCTCTGTGGATAACGGCACATTGATCTCAATTGTCTGACAGTTTAGCACTCTGAAGAAAGATTTAATTATTCTAATTATTTCCATGAAAAATACAAAGcactgaccatttattcataAAACAACAGATGGAGAAAGGATCATTACACATAATTGGGCTAAACATTAGCAGATTGACTCATGCCCATTCATTATCTTTTGGTTGCTTTGCTTCTGTCTATCCAGAAACACATTATAGATTTGGGAACAACTTTGTTGTGCTCCAACTGAAGGTTTCTCTCAGGGCAAGTTTCACAGtcttgtttctgaggctgtagataaAGGGGTTGAGGAAAGGGTAGAGTACGGTGTTCAGCAGAGCCACCCCTTTGTTGACATCCGAGGAGGCACTTCCTGAAGGCCTGGCATACAAAACAATGCAGCTTCCATAGGCAATTGCCAAAGCTGTGAGATGggaaccacaggttgaaaatgaTTTCTGTCTGCCTGTGGCTGTTGGGATTCGCAGAATAGAGAAGAAGATGCTTCCATAAGACAACATGGTTAAACATAATGAACTCAGGACTATAGATGAGATCAGAATGGAATCCACCCTTCTAACCCCACTGGTGTCAGTGCAAGAGAGTTGGAAGAGGGGAGAattgtcacagaagaaatggttgaTCACATTCAGCCCACAGAATCTCAGCTTCGAAATCAGGACCATCCGTAAACTTATAACTGTGAAACTTCCCACCCATGAAGCAAGAACTAGTTGCACACAGAGTCTCTGCTTCATGATGCTGGCGTATTGCAAAGGGCGGCAGATGGCAACATAGCGATCAAAGGACATGACCACTAGGAGGCAGAACTCTGTACCACCCAAGGCAAAATAGAAGTATGACTGGGCCATACAGCCatagaatgaaatgttttggttgattGAGACGAAGTTCAGTATCATTTTAGGGCTTGTGACTGAGGTGAACCACGTTTCCAAGAAGGACAAATTGGCGATGAAAAAGTACATGGGAGAGTGGAGTCGGCGATCCACCCACACTATGAAAATGATGACCACATTGCCCGTTATTGTGATCAGATAGGTGAGGAGAAGAACCAGGAAGAGGAAAGTCTTTAGTTTCTCACCAAGGCTGGAGAATCCCAGTAGGATGAACTCAGATACAGCCGTTTCATTTCTTTCCTTCATGTCCAACATCAGCCTTGGCTGTAGAAAGAGTAACAGTGAAAATAAAAGGCATTTTCACAGAGTCATTGATATTAAAGCCAGATGGAACCTTGTCATCGTCTAATCTATGTCCATATCGTATGACATAGTGTTTTACCTGGTATCTCCTCCGTTAATCTCCTAACTTGTTGCCATGACCTGCTTCTCCCTGGGAACACCCTTATTCAACaccagcatcccaagtttggtaCTATAGCCCTTTTACACCTCTAAACTTCCTCTACTGATGCTTTCAGGTAAATAAAAGGTGCAGGTTTTTTTCATAATTCTATTTCAACAGTCCTGCAGGTTGTTTTAAAACCCACCAACAAACTGTGCCCAAGCTCTGTGTTTGAAAAACCAGTAATCTTGTATTTAACATGACCAAACATCAATATAGACAAAGAATTCAGTCACCTTCTAGTTTCACGCTGCTAGTGAAGTCGGATTTTATCAGAGTCTGACAGCGATTCCCTTCCTGATCAGAGTCCAGGTCCCTGAATGACCTCTTTGATCCAGTTCCTCCTGTCCTCTGGAGACAACCGATGAccctttaaataaatgaaaaaaagaatAAGCCATCCAGGAGTCCAAGCCTCTGTGAGTCTGAGCATTCAGCAGCATAGATTctttttggacttttttttttacaacataCTCCATCATAGATTCCAGGGCCTGAAGGAACctctctgatcatctagtctgacaacATATATAACTCCAGCTGTTGAACATCCCAAAATAGAGCCtatctcttagaaaaacacctaatcttcatttaaaaactaccaGTGTTGGAGAATTGTAAATTGTTCAGATGCTTAATTCCCCCTCACTATTCAAAAATGTGCACCTTTTTTGTAGTCAGAATATTTCTAGCTTTGACTTCCAGTCATTTGACCTTGTTATAGCTTTTTCTGCTATGCTGAAATATTTGTTcttcatgtaggtacttacagactatgATCAAGTTACTTCTTTCTTAAGCTGAGTTTATTGTACTCCTTGAATATAACACTCTAAGGAATGTTTTCcaaatctttaatcattcttgtgactcaTCTCTCAATCTCCCCATTTGATTAACATCCTTCTTCAACTGTGCACTCCAAAACTAGACACAAGTATTCCACAGCGGTTGCGTCAGTGATAAATACAGAGGAAAAACAACCTCTCTTCTCCTTCTCAGGACTCCCCTGTGTTTATACCCGAAGACGGCATTCAGATGTTTGGCCACAGGACCGAActtggagctcatgttcaactgattattcaccatgacctcTCAGTTGTCTCAGTCAATTCTGTAATACATCTCACACAATGCAATTTCAAGTTAACATAGTCCAAGCTCCACACTTATGCTTGACCTGAAGCAATATTTGTCAACCTTTCAAAGTGGGCGAACCCTTaatcaaataaa from Malaclemys terrapin pileata isolate rMalTer1 chromosome 12, rMalTer1.hap1, whole genome shotgun sequence includes the following:
- the LOC128846997 gene encoding olfactory receptor 49-like — its product is MLDMKERNETAVSEFILLGFSSLGEKLKTFLFLVLLLTYLITITGNVVIIFIVWVDRRLHSPMYFFIANLSFLETWFTSVTSPKMILNFVSINQNISFYGCMAQSYFYFALGGTEFCLLVVMSFDRYVAICRPLQYASIMKQRLCVQLVLASWVGSFTVISLRMVLISKLRFCGLNVINHFFCDNSPLFQLSCTDTSGVRRVDSILISSIVLSSLCLTMLSYGSIFFSILRIPTATGRQKSFSTCGSHLTALAIAYGSCIVLYARPSGSASSDVNKGVALLNTVLYPFLNPFIYSLRNKTVKLALRETFSWSTTKLFPNL